A window of the Hordeum vulgare subsp. vulgare chromosome 5H, MorexV3_pseudomolecules_assembly, whole genome shotgun sequence genome harbors these coding sequences:
- the LOC123451833 gene encoding uncharacterized protein LOC123451833: MMMPTGGDSKSPVRALRRLAGSLLAAARLRGSFSASKCKTEARMAAARMKLLRNRREAQVRKMRGDVAALLRDGREDTARIRVEHVIREQNTMAANEIIELFCELIVTRLPIIAKQKECPADLKEGICSLIFAAPRCSELPELTRMRDLFEKKYGKDFVAAAVDLRPNAGVNNLLIEKLSVNKPSGQTKLKVLKDIAKEHQIDWDTSEAEQVLLKPAEELIQGPSSFGEASKMPVKTTLSANFVQPSPSNYSSGYTDEYDNNNVGGAMQFKDAASAARAAAESAAQAASAAKAAANLANQNNHSSDEDDDDDEDWKTTLHESTHSSRRQSMSNSSRTSRTFDETRLRGSTGRRLSGSNHMEDKDPDLLQDLGTGRTRRRNSRAASKVHSEIKFDDSEAEDGSEAEIQSSLERRPPRREQYSGNGYHEEKAAEDNYEDFPEPPKANPGSCVHPNMPLDFETLTARFEALRSSGGKLP; encoded by the exons ATGATGATGCCCACGGGCGGCGACTCCAAGTCCCCCGTGCGCGCGCTGCGCAGGCTGGCCGgctccctcctcgccgccgcgcgccTCCGCGGCTCCTTCAGCGCATCCAAATG CAAGACGGAGGCGCGGATGGCGGCGGCGCGGATGAAGCTGCTGCGGAACCGCCGCGAGGCGCAGGTGCGCAAGATGCGCGGGGACGTCGCCGCGCTGCTCCGCGACGGCCGCGAGGACACCGCCCGCATCAGG GTGGAGCATGTAATTAGAGAACAAAACACTATGGCGGCAAATGAAATTATCGAGCTTTTCTGTGAACTGATAGTTACACGGCTTCCCATCATTGCCAAGCAGAA GGAATGCCCAGCAGACCTGAAAGAAGGTATCTGCAGTCTGATATTTGCAGCCCCAAGGTGCTCTGAACTCCCTGAACTCACTCGGATGCGGGACCTTTTTGAAAAGAAGTATGGTAAAGATTTCGTTGCTGCTGCAGTTGACCTGCGCCCAAATGCTGGTGTTAATAACCTT CTAATTGAGAAGCTTTCAGTCAATAAGCCGTCTGGGCAAACTAAGCTGAAAGTTCTCAAGGATATAGCAAAGGAGCATCAAATTGATTGGGATACGAGCGAGGCTGAGCAGGTTCTTCTTAAACCTGCTGAGGAGCTGATT CAAGGACCTAGTTCATTTGGTGAAGCTTCCAAAATGCCCGTGAAAACTACGCTATCAGCAAATTTTGTGCAACCCAGTCCATCTAATTACAG TTCTGGGTACACTGATGAGTATGATAATAATAATGTTGGGGGTGCCATGCAATTCAAGGATGCAGCTTCAGCTGCTCGAGCAGCTGCGGAGTCTGCTGCGCAAGCAGCGTCTGCCGCTAAGGCTGCAGCTAACCTTGCCAACCAGAACAACCATTCATcggacgaagacgatgacgatgacgaggactGGAAGACCACTCTTCACGAGTCCACTCATTCGAGCAGACGCCAATCGATGAGCAACTCAAGCAGGACCTCCAGGACCTTCGACGAAACAAGGCTCCGAGGAAGCACAGGGAGGAGGTTAAGCGGGTCAAACCACATGGAAGATAAAGACCCGGACCTGCTGCAGGATCTGGGTACTGGCAGGACACGCAGAAGGAACAGCCGTGCTGCTAGCAAGGTGCACTCGGAGATAAAGTTTGATGATTCGGAGGCGGAGGATGGCAGCGAAGCCGAGATACAGTCCTCCCTGGAAAGGCGTCCTCCACGAAGAGAACAATACTCAGGAAATGGTTACCACGAAGAGAAGGCAGCAGAAGACAACTACGAGGACTTCCCTGAGCCGCCGAAGGCGAACCCCGGCTCCTGCGTTCATCCGAACATGCCTCTGGACTTCGAGACCCTGACGGCGCGTTTCGAGGCGCTGAGGTCATCCGGGGGGAAGCTCCCTTAG